The Aureispira anguillae genome contains a region encoding:
- a CDS encoding amidohydrolase family protein, with protein sequence MFADLHCHAHMRSYLCLRQKRKKYEEKGMYHPWTIVATNMARLKNVDRAAGYSQSDLVALWNGGSRLVWNALYPIEKGFFKTAKRPSGGKYQMIRKVLRVATHHKAPLRTLMQHMTMRIPTATIRFVNSEDYDYWEFLQDEYAYISSKSGLPTKNEIYTLGVARKTFENSEKRRTKYPDYYHAEGTYQIPRNRAEAIEIAKQNKAVMMMALSIEGAHVFGAETEDDKTVLERVDFIKREWEYPLFFITYSHHFNNGLCGHAHSLPEVAAFVLNQESLMSEGFTALGWKVLRKLLAVDEQNNPAPEEGYRILIDLKHMSPQGRKEYYEQLVRPCLDKGDVIPLIASHCSYAARKTLDELIAVQDEEDDTFRVETVEGPFYAWGINLCDEDIRMIYNTGGLFGLSFDKRMLGVSPKKREEKKEQINNINALWNNLKAVLRVIYEDTSLSETEKRKAWDMLAIGTDFDGYIDPISNYKTAIELPQFKVDLLAKIKEEAAKKNPLDCVATFDEQFTPELVVDKICYDNALAFTLKHYPNK encoded by the coding sequence ATGTTTGCAGATTTGCATTGCCATGCGCACATGCGCTCCTATCTATGCTTGCGTCAAAAGCGTAAAAAGTACGAAGAAAAAGGGATGTATCATCCTTGGACAATTGTTGCGACTAATATGGCTCGTTTAAAGAATGTAGACCGTGCAGCAGGGTACAGCCAATCGGATTTGGTTGCCCTCTGGAATGGCGGTTCTCGTTTAGTTTGGAATGCCTTGTATCCAATAGAGAAAGGTTTTTTTAAAACCGCTAAACGTCCTAGTGGTGGTAAATATCAGATGATCCGCAAGGTACTAAGGGTAGCAACACATCATAAGGCACCTTTGAGAACATTGATGCAACATATGACCATGCGAATTCCTACTGCTACAATACGATTTGTCAACTCAGAGGACTATGATTATTGGGAATTTTTGCAAGATGAATACGCTTACATTAGTAGTAAATCTGGGCTGCCTACTAAAAATGAAATTTATACGCTTGGGGTTGCCAGAAAAACCTTTGAAAATAGCGAAAAAAGGAGAACTAAATACCCTGATTATTATCATGCAGAGGGAACCTATCAGATTCCTAGAAATAGGGCAGAGGCAATAGAAATAGCCAAACAAAACAAAGCGGTCATGATGATGGCCTTGTCTATTGAAGGAGCGCATGTTTTTGGAGCAGAAACCGAAGATGACAAAACGGTATTGGAGCGAGTCGATTTTATAAAAAGAGAATGGGAATATCCCTTATTTTTTATTACTTATTCCCATCATTTTAATAATGGTTTGTGCGGGCATGCCCATAGTTTACCTGAGGTCGCTGCTTTTGTACTGAATCAAGAAAGTTTGATGAGTGAAGGTTTTACAGCATTGGGTTGGAAAGTACTTCGCAAACTATTGGCCGTAGATGAGCAAAACAATCCTGCACCAGAAGAGGGCTATCGCATTTTAATTGATTTAAAACACATGAGTCCACAGGGGCGCAAAGAATATTACGAACAACTTGTGCGACCCTGTTTAGACAAAGGGGATGTAATTCCATTGATCGCTAGTCATTGTTCGTATGCTGCTCGCAAAACCTTAGATGAATTAATAGCAGTGCAAGATGAAGAGGACGATACCTTTAGAGTAGAGACCGTAGAAGGTCCTTTTTATGCTTGGGGAATTAATCTTTGCGATGAAGATATTCGCATGATTTATAATACTGGAGGTTTGTTTGGTCTTTCGTTTGATAAACGTATGTTGGGCGTTTCTCCTAAGAAAAGAGAAGAAAAAAAGGAGCAAATTAATAATATCAATGCCTTATGGAATAATCTTAAAGCTGTTTTGCGAGTAATTTATGAGGATACCAGTTTATCAGAAACCGAGAAACGAAAAGCTTGGGATATGCTGGCAATTGGAACTGATTTTGACGGTTATATTGATCCTATTAGCAATTATAAGACAGCAATAGAACTTCCACAGTTTAAAGTAGACTTATTGGCAAAGATAAAGGAGGAGGCAGCCAAAAAAAATCCGTTGGATTGTGTGGCTACTTTTGATGAGCAATTTACCCCCGAATTGGTAGTCGATAAAATTTGTTATGACAATGCCTTGGCTTTTACGCTAAAACATTATCCCAATAAATAA
- a CDS encoding T9SS type A sorting domain-containing protein, translating into MKYVFVLLLTIMVVIYSQAQPEHDYYWVGTSANTIQGSGEWTDLNAWRLDSINGAIPTQVPISTNNVYFMVAAFPTSLPGTDSVVITVSNNANCKTFYWDNLIPTLARKIVFRTNTAGSTGPSNINLDIYGIFELPNADKLDFDFNGSLRFRSQDTLVTLKTNGHKLLVKQVVFEGSDSTEFRLLDFFYVDDPKEYHYSRTLNIDGGFCYFYSGYLNFNHQNAILDRFDAYRTNFASRKLNIANSHIQLIGHGDYIWITNFNAVGTNYSFFDAAGSHLLVQEPTKRAYGQQLWLGDVNYDSISTNTRYYTYLRSSQPTIQHLFIHNDHYFYGDLNATIENLHLYGGYFYRFNYRSPQITVENVFVHTDCDDFAFLVGWQGTNGKIIKKTANTTLTLDKVVLNGIEGDISNGQTYVANNSIDGGGNTNWTINSPTARAMRFRYSNASATSHYWHNVTNWEEWNGTTWVGSNCLPTPTDNVYFDGLSFPATGNQRLRVDSLAYCHDMRWHSSIDNRIEWYAYLHANQTPQTFNLFGTLALDEDMSIACINGTINLWGNDPDSLITKGVYIYPILQLQPYSDYHIWDSLTARTLQGLKNSSIRADNITMNLGQLHVDKRQLDSVECHLTNHRAYAFRDYGGYQHGISYTGTTTFHFWGDNRYLNCNHAATGDGRSYLYGSSCGNCTGAQPPAHFPNVIFHGELFGLIYHMTVHGDLTLLDQGKFHHWVNNPTYFKQIKVLGDQPNSPYQGDLNLTAGKEYVFDSYYANYYATTHANFGFNSQINIAGTLNAIGTCIEPITIRTFTGKPITIRVGAANIEYAFIEGLDNTGNPTINAVNSVDGGGNSAINFTTSGTGTTLYWRANFDDVTDFEGAWNDPRHWTSNPASLVGDSACIPSIADTVIFDGMSFSPTSNGCFIDAVAFCKTIWVQADVNLTNTSLTSPTGNLLIGESCLIDLPMTQYNYTGSLTFVGNGGSIRTSNTTLVNQEIHFKSVTGNWDLTDAFTLENRHDIRHGRLQLTAGNLQTNGHTLNLYNSFYARGGLQQQLDLGTSTVNLLCLGRNMDNGYTYPWSIGSTNIELKGEQSTLNFGDNNATVYELRMHMGYDSLTWRTIKGAATYDNNHITYGVVNFGAVNEISNITSSANYQYINFLGTAYFRGDNLMDSIAFAGGQFYYLYQNTEQHLKAPHGKIIANGSGANFVNIETYPSNQKSYFHKEWGDYFCLDYVKIKDNEGRRGINPNTGVADNDLYFYTGTNSDNINGTATGIWNFSLLFSTHTVQAPTIAACDGQDSIDITIAITGNDYYDVRYNWYDSLGNTGADTIQLNDDDNDPSTPFIYTFRKPILASGFYAFDIATFRCDKRTAAAIDTAWVYKTVPNTLVAVNRAASCYLTNSGAWVDFYDEIEAKPILSLQDSLNSTDLDSLKQVNAAVFFEPTVAYYAGRPYLPRHWKITPSNNVGAKVRLYFTQEELDSLYAHTFHGMNGLAFDHSNAYLEVWKFDAVPPANASIGSSAPIIVPHTVIPLTGSSRKALTSTTNVLAIEFEVNSFSHFILVPTTPVLLPLELVTFDAQATPQKQVALTWETASIKNSSHFEVLRSSDGIDFKSLKEVTATTELRYSCLDKHPHNGYNYYRLKIYGKDGTVQLSTIKAIYFPTTELLEVYPNPIAKGNLTVRVSTEREEPLWGEFVNPLGQTITTEIKAVSIGHNVLELNTSALSKGIYVLRIHQGNQMIGQQKIWKTE; encoded by the coding sequence ATGAAATATGTTTTTGTATTACTGCTAACTATAATGGTAGTAATTTATTCCCAAGCTCAACCTGAGCATGATTATTATTGGGTAGGCACAAGTGCTAATACAATACAAGGTAGTGGAGAGTGGACAGACCTTAATGCTTGGAGGTTGGATAGTATAAACGGTGCAATTCCTACCCAAGTACCCATTTCTACGAATAACGTATATTTTATGGTAGCTGCTTTTCCTACTAGTTTGCCTGGGACAGACTCTGTTGTGATTACCGTTAGTAATAATGCGAATTGTAAGACCTTCTATTGGGATAATTTAATTCCTACTTTAGCCCGAAAAATTGTTTTTAGAACGAACACCGCAGGATCAACGGGACCTTCTAATATCAATCTGGACATCTATGGTATTTTTGAATTGCCCAACGCAGATAAGCTAGATTTTGATTTTAATGGCTCTTTGAGATTTCGCTCTCAGGATACATTGGTCACCTTAAAAACCAATGGACATAAACTATTGGTTAAGCAAGTTGTCTTTGAAGGCAGTGATAGTACAGAATTTCGCTTATTGGACTTTTTCTATGTAGACGACCCCAAGGAATACCATTATAGTAGAACCCTAAATATAGATGGCGGCTTCTGTTATTTTTACAGTGGGTACCTAAATTTTAATCATCAGAATGCCATCTTAGATCGTTTTGATGCCTATAGAACCAATTTTGCTAGCCGAAAATTAAATATAGCAAATTCCCACATTCAGCTAATTGGGCATGGAGATTATATTTGGATTACAAATTTTAATGCAGTAGGAACGAATTACAGTTTTTTTGATGCAGCAGGTTCCCATCTTCTGGTACAAGAACCCACCAAGCGAGCTTATGGACAACAATTGTGGTTGGGGGATGTAAACTATGACAGTATTAGCACCAATACCCGTTATTATACTTATTTAAGGAGCAGCCAACCCACCATTCAGCATTTATTTATTCATAACGATCATTATTTTTATGGTGATCTGAATGCCACCATTGAAAACCTACATCTATACGGTGGCTATTTTTATAGATTTAATTATCGTTCTCCTCAAATTACAGTAGAGAATGTTTTTGTCCATACGGATTGCGATGATTTTGCCTTTTTGGTGGGTTGGCAGGGCACCAATGGAAAAATTATTAAAAAAACAGCCAATACCACCCTAACCTTGGATAAGGTAGTTTTGAATGGAATAGAAGGAGATATTAGCAATGGTCAAACCTATGTAGCCAATAACAGCATTGATGGAGGCGGAAATACCAACTGGACCATCAATAGCCCTACAGCAAGAGCAATGCGTTTTCGATACAGCAATGCAAGCGCAACCAGTCATTATTGGCATAATGTGACCAATTGGGAAGAGTGGAATGGAACAACGTGGGTTGGTAGCAACTGTTTGCCTACTCCCACAGACAATGTCTATTTTGATGGTTTATCATTTCCTGCAACAGGGAACCAGCGTTTAAGAGTAGACAGCTTGGCTTATTGTCATGATATGCGTTGGCATTCTTCAATTGATAATAGAATAGAATGGTATGCTTACCTCCATGCCAATCAAACCCCTCAAACCTTCAATTTATTTGGGACTCTAGCCCTAGATGAAGACATGAGTATTGCTTGTATTAATGGAACGATCAATTTGTGGGGGAATGACCCAGATAGTTTGATTACAAAAGGCGTTTATATTTATCCTATATTGCAATTACAACCTTATTCCGATTATCATATTTGGGACAGTCTTACGGCTAGAACTTTACAAGGCTTAAAAAATTCTTCTATACGAGCAGATAATATTACCATGAATTTGGGGCAATTGCACGTAGATAAACGCCAATTGGATAGCGTAGAGTGCCATTTAACCAATCACAGGGCTTATGCCTTTCGAGATTATGGAGGGTATCAGCATGGAATCTCTTATACAGGAACAACAACATTCCATTTTTGGGGAGACAATCGGTACCTTAATTGTAACCACGCTGCTACAGGAGATGGCAGAAGTTATTTGTATGGCTCCTCTTGTGGCAATTGTACAGGAGCCCAGCCGCCTGCGCACTTTCCCAATGTCATTTTTCATGGAGAGCTATTTGGTCTAATTTATCACATGACAGTTCATGGAGATTTAACCTTATTGGATCAAGGAAAGTTTCATCATTGGGTGAACAATCCAACTTATTTTAAGCAAATTAAAGTCTTGGGAGATCAGCCCAATAGCCCCTATCAAGGAGATTTAAATTTAACAGCAGGGAAGGAGTACGTGTTTGATTCTTATTATGCAAACTATTACGCTACTACACATGCCAATTTTGGTTTTAATTCTCAAATTAATATAGCGGGAACTTTAAATGCTATTGGCACTTGTATAGAACCCATAACCATACGAACATTTACAGGCAAACCAATTACTATTCGTGTAGGAGCAGCCAATATTGAATATGCGTTTATAGAAGGTTTAGACAATACTGGAAATCCGACTATTAATGCTGTTAATTCAGTAGATGGAGGGGGCAATTCTGCGATCAATTTTACAACATCAGGGACAGGAACAACCTTATACTGGCGAGCCAATTTTGATGATGTTACTGATTTTGAAGGAGCATGGAATGACCCTAGGCACTGGACTTCTAATCCAGCAAGTTTAGTAGGAGATAGCGCTTGTATTCCTTCGATTGCAGATACTGTGATTTTTGATGGGATGTCTTTTTCTCCAACTAGCAATGGTTGTTTTATTGATGCCGTTGCTTTTTGCAAAACAATCTGGGTACAAGCAGATGTTAATTTGACCAATACCAGTTTAACAAGCCCTACAGGAAATCTATTGATTGGCGAAAGCTGTTTAATCGATTTACCGATGACACAATATAATTATACAGGGAGCTTGACTTTTGTAGGAAATGGAGGAAGCATACGGACGAGTAATACTACTTTAGTCAACCAAGAAATCCATTTTAAAAGTGTGACAGGAAATTGGGATTTGACGGATGCTTTTACCTTAGAAAATCGCCACGATATACGTCATGGACGATTGCAATTGACCGCAGGAAATTTGCAAACCAATGGACATACCCTTAATTTGTACAATTCTTTTTACGCACGTGGAGGACTTCAACAGCAGTTGGATCTTGGCACCTCTACTGTTAATTTGCTTTGTTTAGGACGAAATATGGATAATGGTTATACCTATCCATGGTCTATTGGAAGTACCAATATTGAACTAAAGGGGGAACAGAGCACCCTTAATTTTGGAGACAATAATGCGACGGTCTATGAATTGCGTATGCATATGGGCTATGATTCTCTGACTTGGAGAACCATTAAGGGAGCGGCAACCTATGATAACAATCACATTACTTATGGAGTTGTTAATTTTGGAGCAGTGAATGAAATATCCAATATTACGAGTTCTGCTAATTATCAATATATTAATTTCTTAGGAACAGCCTATTTTAGAGGCGATAACTTAATGGATAGTATTGCGTTTGCTGGTGGACAGTTTTATTATTTGTACCAAAATACCGAACAGCACCTCAAAGCACCACATGGCAAAATAATCGCAAATGGTTCGGGAGCTAATTTTGTAAATATAGAAACCTACCCCAGTAATCAAAAATCGTATTTTCACAAAGAGTGGGGCGATTACTTTTGTTTGGATTATGTTAAAATAAAAGATAATGAGGGCAGAAGGGGAATCAACCCAAATACAGGAGTGGCAGATAATGATTTATATTTTTATACAGGAACCAATAGCGATAATATAAATGGAACAGCAACAGGGATTTGGAATTTTTCTTTGTTGTTTTCAACCCATACGGTTCAAGCGCCTACCATTGCAGCTTGTGACGGTCAGGATAGCATTGATATAACGATAGCAATTACAGGAAATGATTATTATGATGTTCGTTATAATTGGTACGATAGTTTAGGAAATACAGGAGCAGATACCATCCAGCTCAATGACGATGACAATGATCCCAGCACACCATTTATTTACACCTTTCGAAAACCTATTTTGGCTTCTGGTTTTTATGCCTTTGATATTGCAACTTTTCGTTGTGATAAGCGAACAGCAGCAGCCATTGATACGGCTTGGGTTTACAAGACAGTTCCCAATACTTTAGTGGCTGTTAATAGAGCGGCGAGTTGTTATTTGACCAATTCAGGAGCCTGGGTTGATTTTTATGATGAGATAGAGGCTAAACCCATTTTGTCTTTGCAAGACTCTTTAAACTCAACAGATTTAGATTCGTTAAAGCAAGTCAATGCTGCTGTATTTTTTGAACCAACAGTAGCGTATTATGCAGGTCGTCCCTATTTACCACGACATTGGAAGATTACACCTTCTAATAATGTAGGAGCAAAAGTACGCTTGTATTTTACCCAAGAAGAATTGGACTCTTTGTATGCGCATACGTTTCATGGTATGAATGGGTTGGCATTTGATCATAGCAACGCATATTTAGAAGTTTGGAAATTTGATGCTGTTCCCCCTGCCAATGCAAGTATAGGTTCCAGTGCCCCCATCATAGTGCCACATACCGTCATCCCTTTAACGGGATCAAGCAGAAAAGCATTAACAAGCACAACAAATGTATTAGCGATTGAGTTTGAGGTCAATTCCTTCTCTCATTTTATACTCGTACCTACTACGCCCGTATTGTTACCCCTTGAACTTGTAACTTTTGATGCTCAGGCAACGCCACAAAAGCAAGTAGCATTAACTTGGGAAACAGCAAGCATTAAAAACAGCAGTCATTTTGAAGTGTTGCGCAGTTCTGATGGAATTGATTTTAAATCGTTAAAAGAGGTAACAGCTACTACGGAATTGAGGTACAGTTGCCTCGATAAGCATCCGCATAATGGCTACAATTATTATCGATTGAAAATTTATGGAAAAGATGGAACGGTACAATTATCTACAATTAAGGCGATCTACTTTCCCACCACTGAGTTGCTAGAAGTGTATCCTAATCCTATTGCAAAAGGAAATTTGACAGTTCGAGTGTCAACAGAAAGGGAAGAACCGCTGTGGGGGGAATTTGTCAATCCCTTGGGGCAAACCATAACTACTGAAATAAAAGCGGTTTCAATTGGCCATAATGTACTAGAGTTGAATACATCAGCGTTGTCAAAAGGAATTTATGTGCTTCGAATACATCAAGGCAATCAAATGATTGGACAACAAAAAATATGGAAAACGGAATAA
- a CDS encoding LytR/AlgR family response regulator transcription factor, giving the protein MKNIQAVIIDDEPMSVGVLQALLEELASDIELLGTAATIEDGISLIERVQPALVFLDIHLKNGYGFDILKKVNYTNFQVIFITAYHNYAVKAFQFSALHYLLKPINDDDLEEAINRYRQQKKPSLSPKSTHQVLKNAMSGKYKKLGLPTTNSVQYVDVEMISYCEASAGYTTFLLTNKEKIMVSKPLSSYENMLSEVGFFRIHDKYLVNLREVNRYIRGRGGQIELNSGVVLDVAVRKKNTFLSTLDDFFNHR; this is encoded by the coding sequence ATGAAGAACATACAAGCAGTAATTATTGACGATGAACCAATGAGCGTGGGAGTGCTTCAGGCATTATTAGAAGAATTGGCAAGCGATATAGAGTTACTAGGAACAGCGGCAACCATAGAGGACGGAATCAGCTTGATAGAGCGGGTACAACCAGCGTTAGTTTTTTTAGACATTCATCTCAAGAATGGCTATGGTTTTGATATACTCAAGAAGGTCAATTACACCAATTTTCAAGTGATATTTATTACCGCCTATCACAATTATGCCGTAAAAGCTTTTCAGTTTTCAGCCCTGCATTATTTACTAAAACCAATTAATGATGACGATTTGGAGGAGGCCATTAACCGATATAGACAACAAAAAAAGCCTAGCTTATCGCCTAAATCGACCCACCAAGTCCTAAAAAATGCAATGAGTGGTAAATATAAAAAATTGGGCTTACCAACGACTAATTCGGTTCAATATGTGGATGTTGAAATGATCAGTTATTGTGAAGCTAGTGCGGGCTACACTACTTTTTTATTAACGAACAAAGAAAAAATAATGGTTTCAAAACCATTGTCGAGTTATGAAAATATGTTGAGCGAGGTTGGCTTCTTTAGAATACACGACAAGTATTTGGTCAACCTTAGAGAGGTCAATCGATACATTAGAGGAAGGGGAGGACAAATTGAATTGAATTCGGGAGTGGTTTTAGATGTTGCTGTTCGTAAAAAGAATACTTTTTTATCAACTTTGGATGATTTTTTTAACCATCGATAA
- a CDS encoding sensor histidine kinase — translation MPLFIVIFLMVKGLTTLAQEPAQLYAKNLDTRHGLPSSTAYYLFQDSKGFIWMATDKGVAKYNGYDFECYANQEGLTNNNVFAITEDPKTGYIWFNAFKGGFCYYNGEHILPHPLNEKIKQKLGKNWASSFGIDSLGNFWFTSSNREYLTLDYNFYKIPPSNDTIIAIAPSETNCIALSGINYVKHCSPSSVLLAGTIGRLKKVPSVVPRGLLPQLEDSFLRSGIRKAIQLKNNLLLVNNLQEWLLFDKDSIHHFDNALGKKADIHQFCQTSDQTIFICTDNGVVQLDKDYQPLDRFLQGFPISHALQDRDGNYWFSTLNSGVFVVASLELKQYLLDQAISKIELGNDSSIWVSTHNRVLYQFVYDSSAGAFVGNRVLPKNKKAEGQQPNWKGAKDQLLLHFLKEPRLIKGLGWTNNNCLMLGAANGFSIYDGKTKQPIFNSNQQGFNKWVKAIMQDEHQQYWIGASDGLYLMSSLDTEPIYMGNLAEKLQRSIHDIAQTSTNQVLVATDGGGLVILKDQEVFSLSQKEGLSSNFINTIWVEHDSSVWIGTNQGMNHLLGDLRKPKIEYYNTENGFPVNDIRIIKKVKDHLLVGGNKGMIVLKKRLENKKAAYTTYLHHIEVNNQAIKQQTDYNFKWDENNLTFHFRTIRFNQHNEYYYRLVGLDTVWQKGNSNMIRYHKLPYGDYVFEAKVKNSPVLRVPFFIHPAFTQTWIFKALIISLCLGIALGLMVIIFRYLSQRTRLKRRMSDLENKALRSQMNPHFIFNAMNSIMFLIVNKDAKSARRYLSQFSKLMRFVLENSKHNFISLTDEIATLQAYLDLEQLRYGSQINILQKIGEDLICNKYKIPPMLIQPILENALMHGLGPKKGQGNLSLEFLKKDNGFCVIIKDDGIGRVAAQKIIKNKTIDAETSSAIKNIEERIQNINIIYQTTLSFQIEDLYQEGKACGTKVVFYIPQIDHEEHTSSNY, via the coding sequence ATGCCGTTATTTATTGTTATATTTCTTATGGTAAAAGGGCTGACCACCCTAGCACAGGAACCAGCGCAGTTATATGCTAAAAACTTAGATACTAGACATGGATTACCAAGCTCAACAGCTTATTACCTTTTTCAGGATTCTAAGGGGTTTATATGGATGGCAACCGATAAGGGAGTTGCCAAATACAATGGATACGATTTTGAATGTTATGCCAACCAAGAAGGGCTGACGAACAATAATGTTTTTGCCATAACAGAAGATCCTAAAACTGGATATATTTGGTTCAATGCCTTTAAGGGAGGCTTTTGTTATTATAATGGAGAACATATTTTGCCGCATCCCTTAAATGAAAAAATTAAGCAAAAGCTGGGGAAAAACTGGGCTTCTAGTTTTGGGATTGATTCTTTAGGCAATTTTTGGTTTACTTCTTCTAACCGAGAATACTTAACGTTGGATTATAACTTTTATAAAATTCCTCCTTCCAATGACACCATTATAGCCATTGCGCCTTCTGAGACCAATTGTATTGCTTTGTCAGGAATAAATTATGTCAAACATTGTTCTCCTTCTTCTGTTCTCCTTGCTGGAACAATTGGGAGATTAAAAAAGGTACCTTCAGTTGTTCCTAGAGGCCTGTTACCTCAGTTAGAAGATTCCTTTTTGAGAAGTGGAATTCGAAAGGCAATACAACTAAAAAATAACCTTTTATTGGTTAATAACCTTCAAGAGTGGCTACTTTTTGATAAAGATAGCATTCATCATTTTGATAATGCCTTGGGCAAAAAGGCAGATATTCATCAATTTTGCCAAACATCAGATCAAACTATTTTTATCTGCACAGATAATGGGGTCGTACAATTGGATAAGGACTACCAGCCTTTAGATCGGTTCTTGCAAGGGTTTCCGATTAGTCATGCCTTACAAGATCGAGATGGCAATTATTGGTTTTCTACCCTAAACAGTGGTGTTTTTGTTGTTGCTTCTTTAGAATTAAAGCAATATTTATTAGATCAGGCAATTTCTAAAATCGAATTGGGAAATGATTCTAGTATTTGGGTGAGTACCCATAATAGGGTCTTGTATCAATTTGTATACGATTCTAGTGCTGGTGCTTTTGTCGGTAATAGGGTTTTACCTAAGAATAAGAAAGCTGAGGGGCAGCAGCCCAATTGGAAGGGAGCCAAAGACCAGTTATTGCTGCATTTTTTAAAAGAACCACGACTGATAAAGGGCTTAGGATGGACAAATAACAATTGCCTAATGTTAGGGGCCGCTAATGGTTTTTCGATTTATGATGGAAAGACTAAACAGCCGATTTTTAATTCTAATCAACAGGGATTTAATAAATGGGTAAAAGCAATTATGCAGGACGAACACCAGCAGTATTGGATTGGTGCATCAGATGGTTTGTACTTGATGTCATCGTTGGATACTGAGCCCATTTATATGGGAAATTTAGCGGAGAAGTTACAGCGTTCTATTCATGATATTGCCCAAACCAGTACCAATCAAGTTTTAGTTGCAACCGATGGGGGGGGATTGGTCATACTGAAGGATCAAGAAGTGTTTAGCCTATCTCAAAAAGAGGGATTAAGCAGCAATTTTATCAATACGATATGGGTAGAACACGACTCTTCTGTTTGGATTGGAACCAATCAAGGAATGAATCATTTATTAGGAGATTTAAGAAAGCCTAAAATTGAGTATTATAATACCGAGAACGGTTTTCCTGTTAATGATATTCGCATTATCAAGAAGGTAAAGGATCATCTATTGGTTGGTGGCAACAAAGGAATGATTGTTTTAAAGAAAAGATTAGAAAATAAGAAGGCAGCTTATACAACTTATTTGCATCATATAGAAGTAAATAATCAAGCCATTAAGCAGCAAACAGATTATAATTTTAAATGGGATGAAAACAACTTAACCTTTCATTTTAGAACCATACGATTTAACCAACACAATGAATATTATTATCGACTAGTTGGGTTAGATACCGTATGGCAAAAGGGAAATTCGAATATGATTCGCTATCATAAATTGCCTTATGGAGATTATGTTTTTGAAGCAAAGGTCAAGAATAGTCCTGTTTTGCGAGTGCCTTTTTTTATTCATCCTGCTTTTACCCAAACATGGATTTTTAAAGCACTTATTATTAGTCTATGTTTGGGGATTGCCTTGGGGTTAATGGTTATTATTTTTAGATACCTCAGCCAGCGTACGAGATTAAAAAGGCGCATGAGTGATTTGGAAAACAAGGCTTTGAGAAGCCAAATGAATCCGCATTTTATCTTTAATGCAATGAATTCTATTATGTTTTTGATTGTCAATAAAGATGCAAAATCTGCTCGGCGTTATCTGTCGCAATTTTCTAAATTGATGCGTTTTGTTTTAGAAAATTCCAAGCATAATTTTATTTCCTTAACGGATGAAATTGCTACGCTTCAAGCCTATTTAGATTTAGAGCAATTGCGATATGGAAGTCAGATTAATATACTGCAAAAAATAGGAGAAGATTTAATCTGTAATAAATATAAAATTCCTCCTATGCTTATACAGCCCATTCTCGAAAATGCATTAATGCACGGTCTAGGTCCCAAAAAAGGACAGGGAAATTTAAGTTTGGAATTTTTGAAGAAAGACAACGGATTTTGCGTTATTATTAAAGACGATGGAATTGGTCGAGTTGCTGCCCAAAAAATAATAAAGAACAAGACAATTGATGCTGAAACTTCTAGCGCAATCAAAAACATAGAAGAGCGAATTCAAAATATTAATATTATTTACCAAACTACTTTATCTTTTCAGATTGAAGATCTATACCAAGAAGGGAAAGCTTGTGGCACTAAAGTAGTTTTTTATATACCCCAGATTGATCATGAAGAACATACAAGCAGTAATTATTGA